The proteins below come from a single Oncorhynchus keta strain PuntledgeMale-10-30-2019 chromosome 32, Oket_V2, whole genome shotgun sequence genomic window:
- the LOC118383349 gene encoding sun domain-containing protein 1-like isoform X3: MPRRSARLVTGGYYNQSSDDVSSSCISYRESPVRVFNKKRTGGHKDSSRSSQASSTVSATNFTNERNINADDIDLAPTLRVTQRRQTFLSPSSVAPSVALEPSLSFSSMSYSSGYCSEEPQRPRTCSSRSFSSGIGTRTDAIFTRSWLPSWLPFWFAILLFLLPFLLTFAVFLFSTAFPTMNLNLMTRPTQPDPRPDLTQKTRHGTPIMNSAFEMQMDTILGEIEMMKQQENQQQDISEMLQRMSKDLRGVKTEFDDMRVRVDSVDFESVSFDRRLDQEATEFSKQVADLQEHLLFTRGRVRALEDISDTDERQDVKQVVKDCSRPLADKMPNFALESQGASIVTSRCSETYKTGSTRVSFLGIPLWSPSESPRTVIQGQLVQPGKCWPFHGAQGTMTVALSHPVHVTHVTMEHISTAVSPTGHIDSAPKDFAVYGITTDSEEGTLLGTFMFNQAGDPIQTFKLPNPNRVYRYVELRIISNWGHQDYTCVYRFRVHGKMPSA, encoded by the exons ATGCCTAGGAGAAGCGCGAGGCTAGTAACCGGAGGGTACTATAACCAATCCTCCGATGATGTGTCTTCCTCCTGCATCTCCTACAGGGAGAGCCCCGTCAG GGTTTTCAATAAGAAGAGAACTGGGGGACATAAGGATTCTTCCCGATCCAGTCAGGCCAGCAGCACTGTCAGTGCCACCAACTTCACCAATGAGCGAAACATCAATGCTGATGACATTG ATTTGGCTCCGACATTGAGGGTCACCCAGAGAAGGCAGACCTTCCTGTCTCCTTCTAGTGTGGCCCCCAGTGTGGCCCTGGAGCCCAGCCTGAGCTTCTCAAGCATGAGCTACAGCTCTGGCTACTGCTCTGAAGAGCCACAAAGGCCTAGGACATGCTCCAGCAGGAGCTTCTCTAGTGGAATTGGCACAAGGACCGATGCTATTTTCA CCCGTTCATGGTTGCCTTCCTGGTTGCCTTTCTGGTTTGCCatcctgctcttcctcctcccctttcttCTGACCTTCG CAGTATTCCTGTTTTCGACTGCATTCCCCACCATGAACCTTAATCTGATGACCCGACCGACTCAACCTGACCCTCGACCTGATCTGACTCAAAAGACTAGG CATGGAACTCCTATCATGAATTCAGCTTTCGAAATGCAAATGGATACTAtactg ggagAGATTGAAATGATGAAACAGCAAGAAAACCAGCAACAGGACATTTCCGAG atgttacaaAGAATGAGTAAGGACCTGAGGGGTGTGAAGACCGAGTTTGACGACATGAGAGTGAGGGTGGACAG TGTGGACTTTGAGAGTGTGAGCTTTGATCGTCGCCTGGATCAGGAAGCTACAGAGTTCAGCAAGCAGGTGGCTGATCTACAAGAACACCTACTCTTTACTAGAGGAAGAGTTAGGGCCCTGGAGGACATCAGcgacacg GATGAGAGACAGGATGTGAAACAGGTGGTGAAAGACTGCAGTCGTCCACTGGCTGACAAAATGCCCAACTTCGCACTCGAGTCCCAAG gtgccagCATTGTAACCAGTCGTTGCTCTGAGACATATAAGACCGGTTCGACCCGAGTGAGTTTCCTGGGAATTCCCCTGTGGTCTCCATCAGAGAGCCCCCGGACTGTAATTCAG gGCCAGCTGGTGCAGCCTGGTAAGTGTTGGCCTTTCCACGGGGCCCAGGGCACCATGACTGTGGCTCTGTCTCACCCTGTCCACGTCACCCACGTTACCATGGAGCACATCTCCACTGCCGTCTCTCCCACTGGACACATAGACAGCGCTCCTAAGGACTTTGCCGTCTAC ggcaTAACTACTGACAGTGAAGAGGGAACCCTGCTCGGGACTTTCATGTTTAACCAAGCTGGGGATCCTATCCAGACATTTAAACTGCCT AACCCTAACCGTGTCTATCGTTATGTGGAGCTCCGTATCATCAGCAACTGGGGTCACCAGGACTACACATGTGTGTATCGCTTCCGGGTTCACGGCAAGATGCCTTCTGCGTGA
- the LOC118383349 gene encoding SUN domain-containing protein 2-like isoform X1, with translation MPRRSARLVTGGYYNQSSDDVSSSCISYRESPVRVFNKKRTGGHKDSSRSSQASSTVSATNFTNERNINADDIDLAPTLRVTQRRQTFLSPSSVAPSVALEPSLSFSSMSYSSGYCSEEPQRPRTCSSRSFSSGIGTRTDAIFTRSWLPSWLPFWFAILLFLLPFLLTFAVFLFSTAFPTMNLNLMTRPTQPDPRPDLTQKTRHGTPIMNSAFEMQMDTILGEIEMMKQQENQQQDISEMLQRMSKDLRGVKTEFDDMRVRVDSVDFESVSFDRRLDQEATEFSKQVADLQEHLLFTRGRVRALEDISDTLQHQVTSIKNQPPPTLTPTNTHLTPEFIEAMGKWLRDRLSQDERQDVKQVVKDCSRPLADKMPNFALESQGASIVTSRCSETYKTGSTRVSFLGIPLWSPSESPRTVIQGQLVQPGKCWPFHGAQGTMTVALSHPVHVTHVTMEHISTAVSPTGHIDSAPKDFAVYGITTDSEEGTLLGTFMFNQAGDPIQTFKLPNPNRVYRYVELRIISNWGHQDYTCVYRFRVHGKMPSA, from the exons ATGCCTAGGAGAAGCGCGAGGCTAGTAACCGGAGGGTACTATAACCAATCCTCCGATGATGTGTCTTCCTCCTGCATCTCCTACAGGGAGAGCCCCGTCAG GGTTTTCAATAAGAAGAGAACTGGGGGACATAAGGATTCTTCCCGATCCAGTCAGGCCAGCAGCACTGTCAGTGCCACCAACTTCACCAATGAGCGAAACATCAATGCTGATGACATTG ATTTGGCTCCGACATTGAGGGTCACCCAGAGAAGGCAGACCTTCCTGTCTCCTTCTAGTGTGGCCCCCAGTGTGGCCCTGGAGCCCAGCCTGAGCTTCTCAAGCATGAGCTACAGCTCTGGCTACTGCTCTGAAGAGCCACAAAGGCCTAGGACATGCTCCAGCAGGAGCTTCTCTAGTGGAATTGGCACAAGGACCGATGCTATTTTCA CCCGTTCATGGTTGCCTTCCTGGTTGCCTTTCTGGTTTGCCatcctgctcttcctcctcccctttcttCTGACCTTCG CAGTATTCCTGTTTTCGACTGCATTCCCCACCATGAACCTTAATCTGATGACCCGACCGACTCAACCTGACCCTCGACCTGATCTGACTCAAAAGACTAGG CATGGAACTCCTATCATGAATTCAGCTTTCGAAATGCAAATGGATACTAtactg ggagAGATTGAAATGATGAAACAGCAAGAAAACCAGCAACAGGACATTTCCGAG atgttacaaAGAATGAGTAAGGACCTGAGGGGTGTGAAGACCGAGTTTGACGACATGAGAGTGAGGGTGGACAG TGTGGACTTTGAGAGTGTGAGCTTTGATCGTCGCCTGGATCAGGAAGCTACAGAGTTCAGCAAGCAGGTGGCTGATCTACAAGAACACCTACTCTTTACTAGAGGAAGAGTTAGGGCCCTGGAGGACATCAGcgacacg cTGCAGCATCAGGTGACCTCTATAAAGAACCAGCCTCCTCCCACTCTGACACCAACCAACACACACCTGACCCCTGAGTTCATAGAGGCCATGGGCAAATGGCTCAGAGATAGATTGTCCCAG GATGAGAGACAGGATGTGAAACAGGTGGTGAAAGACTGCAGTCGTCCACTGGCTGACAAAATGCCCAACTTCGCACTCGAGTCCCAAG gtgccagCATTGTAACCAGTCGTTGCTCTGAGACATATAAGACCGGTTCGACCCGAGTGAGTTTCCTGGGAATTCCCCTGTGGTCTCCATCAGAGAGCCCCCGGACTGTAATTCAG gGCCAGCTGGTGCAGCCTGGTAAGTGTTGGCCTTTCCACGGGGCCCAGGGCACCATGACTGTGGCTCTGTCTCACCCTGTCCACGTCACCCACGTTACCATGGAGCACATCTCCACTGCCGTCTCTCCCACTGGACACATAGACAGCGCTCCTAAGGACTTTGCCGTCTAC ggcaTAACTACTGACAGTGAAGAGGGAACCCTGCTCGGGACTTTCATGTTTAACCAAGCTGGGGATCCTATCCAGACATTTAAACTGCCT AACCCTAACCGTGTCTATCGTTATGTGGAGCTCCGTATCATCAGCAACTGGGGTCACCAGGACTACACATGTGTGTATCGCTTCCGGGTTCACGGCAAGATGCCTTCTGCGTGA
- the LOC118383349 gene encoding SUN domain-containing protein 2-like isoform X2 codes for MPRRSARLVTGGYYNQSSDDVSSSCISYRESPVRVFNKKRTGGHKDSSRSSQASSTVSATNFTNERNINADDIDLAPTLRVTQRRQTFLSPSSVAPSVALEPSLSFSSMSYSSGYCSEEPQRPRTCSSRSFSSGIGTRTDAIFTRSWLPSWLPFWFAILLFLLPFLLTFVFLFSTAFPTMNLNLMTRPTQPDPRPDLTQKTRHGTPIMNSAFEMQMDTILGEIEMMKQQENQQQDISEMLQRMSKDLRGVKTEFDDMRVRVDSVDFESVSFDRRLDQEATEFSKQVADLQEHLLFTRGRVRALEDISDTLQHQVTSIKNQPPPTLTPTNTHLTPEFIEAMGKWLRDRLSQDERQDVKQVVKDCSRPLADKMPNFALESQGASIVTSRCSETYKTGSTRVSFLGIPLWSPSESPRTVIQGQLVQPGKCWPFHGAQGTMTVALSHPVHVTHVTMEHISTAVSPTGHIDSAPKDFAVYGITTDSEEGTLLGTFMFNQAGDPIQTFKLPNPNRVYRYVELRIISNWGHQDYTCVYRFRVHGKMPSA; via the exons ATGCCTAGGAGAAGCGCGAGGCTAGTAACCGGAGGGTACTATAACCAATCCTCCGATGATGTGTCTTCCTCCTGCATCTCCTACAGGGAGAGCCCCGTCAG GGTTTTCAATAAGAAGAGAACTGGGGGACATAAGGATTCTTCCCGATCCAGTCAGGCCAGCAGCACTGTCAGTGCCACCAACTTCACCAATGAGCGAAACATCAATGCTGATGACATTG ATTTGGCTCCGACATTGAGGGTCACCCAGAGAAGGCAGACCTTCCTGTCTCCTTCTAGTGTGGCCCCCAGTGTGGCCCTGGAGCCCAGCCTGAGCTTCTCAAGCATGAGCTACAGCTCTGGCTACTGCTCTGAAGAGCCACAAAGGCCTAGGACATGCTCCAGCAGGAGCTTCTCTAGTGGAATTGGCACAAGGACCGATGCTATTTTCA CCCGTTCATGGTTGCCTTCCTGGTTGCCTTTCTGGTTTGCCatcctgctcttcctcctcccctttcttCTGACCTTCG TATTCCTGTTTTCGACTGCATTCCCCACCATGAACCTTAATCTGATGACCCGACCGACTCAACCTGACCCTCGACCTGATCTGACTCAAAAGACTAGG CATGGAACTCCTATCATGAATTCAGCTTTCGAAATGCAAATGGATACTAtactg ggagAGATTGAAATGATGAAACAGCAAGAAAACCAGCAACAGGACATTTCCGAG atgttacaaAGAATGAGTAAGGACCTGAGGGGTGTGAAGACCGAGTTTGACGACATGAGAGTGAGGGTGGACAG TGTGGACTTTGAGAGTGTGAGCTTTGATCGTCGCCTGGATCAGGAAGCTACAGAGTTCAGCAAGCAGGTGGCTGATCTACAAGAACACCTACTCTTTACTAGAGGAAGAGTTAGGGCCCTGGAGGACATCAGcgacacg cTGCAGCATCAGGTGACCTCTATAAAGAACCAGCCTCCTCCCACTCTGACACCAACCAACACACACCTGACCCCTGAGTTCATAGAGGCCATGGGCAAATGGCTCAGAGATAGATTGTCCCAG GATGAGAGACAGGATGTGAAACAGGTGGTGAAAGACTGCAGTCGTCCACTGGCTGACAAAATGCCCAACTTCGCACTCGAGTCCCAAG gtgccagCATTGTAACCAGTCGTTGCTCTGAGACATATAAGACCGGTTCGACCCGAGTGAGTTTCCTGGGAATTCCCCTGTGGTCTCCATCAGAGAGCCCCCGGACTGTAATTCAG gGCCAGCTGGTGCAGCCTGGTAAGTGTTGGCCTTTCCACGGGGCCCAGGGCACCATGACTGTGGCTCTGTCTCACCCTGTCCACGTCACCCACGTTACCATGGAGCACATCTCCACTGCCGTCTCTCCCACTGGACACATAGACAGCGCTCCTAAGGACTTTGCCGTCTAC ggcaTAACTACTGACAGTGAAGAGGGAACCCTGCTCGGGACTTTCATGTTTAACCAAGCTGGGGATCCTATCCAGACATTTAAACTGCCT AACCCTAACCGTGTCTATCGTTATGTGGAGCTCCGTATCATCAGCAACTGGGGTCACCAGGACTACACATGTGTGTATCGCTTCCGGGTTCACGGCAAGATGCCTTCTGCGTGA
- the LOC118384613 gene encoding volume-regulated anion channel subunit LRRC8D-like: MTERGARQLQAAEALVGGLHGVPGGADAHGICVVRHPVAISRQGGVSPLDLTTTPTNQNTSSSSGAVPQPHPPNRPPTKPSPLPASPWTPARGRRTHLDYQQYVYISQVCYHEALPWYSRFFPYVALLQSLVLLASGCFWFHFPLTSARIEHFLTILAKCCESPWTSRALSHAARQEEGGEETGPQDLQTPPPTLLSSPPVPRNRQSSLDSGTDSPLLVRSDSASTAAPPSPCPSTLSRTSSLSTMSLSRAHVPASKSPVVLDGSRQVASLDRSDGEQARALFERVRRFRSHCENSEVIYKVYLAQTVFKVLLVVLIVGYTTPLMSSISFTHTCLPQAHALTGYSAFECTHALASVLHKLLLAYVSLVGLFGLLSIYTFSWILHSSLRQYSFNKLRELGSMRDVPDLCNDLAFLLHMADQYDPLLAQRLSVFLSPVSETRLLEESLERRWGAERLRSMTTVDPEGRPLLQLVALPRLPPALFTLSQLVVLKLELISDAKLPAQVANMTSLRELHLYHCTAAMQPGALVVLQERLEALHLTFTQAAEIPGWVYSLRGLQELHLSGRLGCEGGVGRGWALGSLRQLRHLRVLVLRGMLQRVPGELGELAGSLVRLEIHNEGSRLLVLTGLRRVAGLTELQLQDCHLERLPSALLALTSLRTLDLQHNSLRTLEELLGLAHLRRLSCLRLAHNRVLALPASVGVLRALELLDLGYNQLQSLPPALFTLHHIRRLLLAGNLLDELPAEVGALTFLTELDLSGNRLESLPPELFSRCLELRSLNVSHNSLGSLPPGLSNLSHLSRLDLRSNSLEELPMELGCCSGLHGEGLLVEDWLLHALPRHVKEFLTQPGSHTGKSLESHSRPDSDSFPYFSATQWSFSSALESRI, from the exons ATGACTGAGAGGGGGGCAA GGCAGCTCCAAGCTGCTGAAGCCCTGGTGGGAGGTCTTCATGGAGTACCTGGTGGTGCTGATGCTCATGGTATCTGTGTTGTCAGGCACCCTGTTGCTATCTCGAGACAGGGTGGTGTGTCTCCCCTGGACCTCACTACCACCCCTACTAACCAGAACACCTCCTCCAGCAGTGGTGCCGTACCTCAACCCCACCCCCCTAACAGGCCCCCCACCAAACCTTCCCCCCTACCAGCCAGCCCTTGGACCCCTGCTAGGGGCAGACGCACCCACCTGGACTACCAGCAGTATGTCTACATTAGCCAGGTGTGCTACCACGAGGCCCTGCCCTGGTACTCCCGCTTCTTCCCCTATGTGGCTCTACTCCAGTCCCTGGTGCTATTGGCCAGTGGATGCTTCTGGTTCCACTTCCCTCTCACCTCCGCCCGCATAGAGCACTTCCTGACCATCCTGGCCAAGTGCTGTGAGTCTCCCTGGACCTCCCGCGCCCTGTCCCATGCCGCCCgccaggaggagggaggggaagagacaggcCCCCAGGATCTCCAAACGCCTCCTCCTACTCTCCTGTCTTCACCCCCTGTACCCCGCAACCGCCAGTCCAGCCTGGACTCGGGCACAGACAGCCCCCTGCTGGTGAGATCGGATAGTGCGTCCACTGCCGCCCCTCCCTCGCcctgcccctccactctctcccggACCTCCTCCCTGTCCACCATGTCTCTGTCCCGGGCCCATGTCCCGGCTTCTAAATCCCCTGTGGTGCTGGATGGTTCACGGCAGGTTGCCAGTTTGGACCGGAGTGACGGGGAGCAGGCCAGGGCACTGTTCGAGAGGGTGCGCCGCTTCCGCTCCCACTGTGAGAACTCTGAAGTCATCTACAAG GTGTACTTGGCCCAGACGGTGTTCAAGGTGCTGCTGGTGGTGCTGATAGTGGGCTACACCACCCCTCTGATGAGCTCCATCTCATTCACCCACACCTGCCTACCCCAGGCCCACGCCCTGACTGGCTACAGTGCCTTTGAGTGTACCCATGCCCTGGCCTCTGTCCTCCACAAGTTGCTGCTGGCCTACGTCAGCCTGGTGGGGCTCTTTGGCCTGCTGAGCATCTACACCTTCAGCTGGATCCTCCACAG CTCCCTGCGTCAATACTCCTTTAACAAACTGAGGGAGCTGGGCTCCATGAGGGATGTCCCTGACTTATGTAATGACCTGGCCTTCCTGTTACACATGGCTGACCAGTACGACCCCCTACTGGCCCAGCGCCTTTCCGTCTTCCTGTCACCTGTCAGCGAGACACGCCTGCTGGAGGAGAGCCTGGAGAGGCGCTGGGGTGCCGAGAGGCTGCGCTCCATGACCACGGTCGACCCAGAGGGACGGCCCCTGCTGCAGCTGGTGGCCCTGCCGCGCCTGCCCCCCGCCCTCTTCACCCTCAGCCAGCTAGTGGTGCTCAAGCTGGAGCTCATCTCAGACGCCAAGCTCCCCGCACAGGTGGCCAACATGACCTCACTCAG GGAGCTTCATTTGTACCACTGTACTGCAGCCATGCAGCCTGGTGCCCTGGTGGTTCTGCAGGAGCGTCTGGAGGCCCTGCACCTCACCTTCACCCAGGCTGCAGAGATCCCTGGCTGGGTCTACTCTCTCCGCGGCCTGCAGGAGTTGCACCTTTCTGGCCGGCTGGGCTGTGAGGGCGGGGTGGGTCGTGGCTGGGCCCTGGGAAGCCTCAGGCAGCTCCGTCACCTCCGGGTGCTGGTCCTGAGGGGCATGCTGCAGCGTGTGCCCGGGGAGCTGGGGGAGTTGGCAGGGAGCCTGGTGAGGCTGGAGATCCACAACGAGGGCTCCAGGCTGCTGGTGCTGACAGGCCTGCGGCGTGTGGCCGGCCTAACCGAGTTGCAGCTGCAGGACTGCCACCTGGAGCGCCTGCCCTCTGCCCTGCTGGCCCTCACCAGCCTGCGCACCCTGGACCTGCAGCACAACAGCCTGCGCACCCTGGAGGAGCTTCTAGGGCTGGCACACCTCCGCCGCCTCTCCTGTCTCAGGCTGGCCCATAACCGTGTTCTGGCCCTACCGGCTAGTGTTGGTGTACTGCGTGCTCTGGAGCTCCTGGACCTGGGGTACAACCAGCTCCAGAGCCTTCCCCCAGCCCTCTTCACCCTCCACCACATACGTCGCCTCCTACTGGCTGGCAACCTGCTGGACGAGCTGCCAGCAGAGGTAGGGGCGCTGACATTTCTCACCGAGCTGGACCTGAGTGGGAACAGGCTGGAGAGTCTGCCTCCAGAGCTCTTCAGTCGCTGTTTGGAGCTGCGGAGCCTGAATGTATCCCACAACTCCTTGGGTTCCCTGCCTCCAGGGCTAAGCAACCTGAGTCACCTGTCCCGCCTGGACCTGCGCAGCAACAGTCTAGAAGAGCTGCCCATGGAGCTGGGCTGCTGTTCAGGACTGCATGGAGAAGGTCTGCTGGTGGAggactggctgctccatgcactGCCACGACATGTGAAGGAGTTCCTAACCCAGCCGGGCTCTCATACCGGCAAATCCTTAGAATCACACTCCCGTCCAGACTCAGATAGCTTCCCCTACTTCTCGGCTACCCAGTGGAGTTTCTCCTCCGCTCTGGAATCACGGATATAG
- the LOC118384627 gene encoding ATP-dependent RNA helicase DDX39A-like, producing MAENDAENELLDYEEDEEPQGAPETTAPAGKKEVKGSYVSIHSSGFRDFLLKPELLRAIVDCGFEHPSEVQHECIPQAILGMDILCQAKSGMGKTAVFVLATLQQIEPVDGQVSVLVMCHTRELAFQISKEYERFSKYMPTVKAAVFFGGLSIKKDEDVLKKNCPHIVVGTPGRILALIRNKTLNLKNVKHFVLDECDKMLEQLDMRRDVQDIFRLTPHEKQCMMFSATLSKEIRPVCRKFMQDPMEVFVDDETKLTLHGLQQYYCKLKDSEKNRKLFDLLDVLEFNQVVIFVKSVQRCVALSQLLVEQNFPAIAIHRGMAQEERLSRYQQFKDFQRRILVATNLFGRGMDIERVNIVFNYDMPEDSDTYLHRVARAGRFGTKGLAVTFVSDETDAKTLNDVQDRFEVNVAELPEEIDISTYIEQSR from the exons ATGGCTGAGAATGACGCTGAGAATGAGCTGCTGGACTATGAAGAGGACGAGGAGCCCCAGGGAGCCCCAGAGACCACTGCCCCAGCAGGCAAGAAGGAGGTGAAGGGCTCCTATGTCTCCATCCACAGCTCTGGCTTCAGAGACTTCCTGCTCAAACCAGAGCTGCTCCGTGCGATTGTTGACTGTGGCTTTGAGCATCCGTCTGAAG TTCAACATGAGTGCATCCCTCAGGCCATCCTGGGAATGGACATCCTGTGCCAGGCTAAGTCTGGTATGGGCAAGACGGCAGTGTTTGTTCTTGCCACACTACAGCAGATCGAGCCTGTGGATGGACAG GTGTCAGTTCTTGTAATGTGCCACACACGAGAGCTGGCCTTCCAGATTAGCAAAGAGTACGAGCGCTTCTCCAAGTACATGCCCACAGTCAAGGCAGCTGTGTTCTTTGGGGGCCTGTCTATCAAGAAGGATGAGGATGTGCTGAAGAAGAACTGCCCTCACATTGTGGTGGGAACCCCTGGCCGAATCCTGGCCCTCATCCGCAACAAGACCCTCAACCTAAAGAACGTCAAGCACTTTGTCCTGGATGAATGTGACAAGATGCTGGAGCAGTTGG ACATGAGGCGTGACGTACAGGACATCTTCAGGCTAACACCACATGAGAAGCAGTGCATGATGTTCAGCGCCACCCTCAGCAAGGAGATTCGGCCGGTCTGCCGCAAGTTCATGCAGGAT CCCATGGAGGTGTTTGTAGATGATGAAACCAAGCTGACGCTGCACGGTCTGCAGCAGTACTACTGCAAGCTGAAGGACAGCGAGAAGAACCGCAAGCTCTTTGACCTGCTTGATGTGCTGGAGTTCAACCAG GTGGTGATCTTTGTCAAGTCAGTGCAGCGCTGTGTGGCGCTTTCTCAGCTACTGGTGGAACAGAACTTCCCTGCCATTGCCATCCACAGGGGCATGGCTcaggaggagag GCTGTCCCGGTACCAGCAGTTCAAGGACTTCCAAAGGCGGATCTTGGTGGCCACCAACCTGTTTGGCCGAGGGATGGATATCGAGCGGGTCAATATTGTCTTCAATTACGACATGCCTGAGGACTCCGACACATACTTACACAGG GTGGCCCGTGCTGGGCGGTTTGGAACCAAGGGTCTGGCTGTGACCTTTGTGTCAGACGAGACAGATGCCAAGACTTTGAATGACGTGCAGGACCGCTTTGAGGTCAATGTGGCTGAGCTGCCAGAAGAGATCGACATTTCCACTTACA